One window from the genome of Pseudomonas sp. L5B5 encodes:
- the ykgO gene encoding type B 50S ribosomal protein L36: MKVLSSLKEAKNRHRDCQIVKRRGRIYVICKSNPRFKARQGGAKNRNKG; encoded by the coding sequence ATGAAAGTCCTGTCGTCCCTCAAGGAAGCCAAGAATCGCCACCGTGACTGCCAGATCGTCAAGCGCCGTGGTCGGATCTATGTGATCTGCAAATCCAACCCGCGCTTCAAGGCCCGCCAGGGCGGGGCCAAGAACCGGAACAAGGGGTGA